The sequence GGGTGAGCTGAAGAGCGACACCGGTACGGTGGAGAAGAGCGAGACCACGATCAGTTACGTCCCCGCCAAGGGGCGCCGCTCGGCGGGGCTCTTCTTCAAGGAGGATCCGCGCGACTACGCACTCCGCGTCCGGCCCAGGGGGTACGACCGCCCGTGACGTCCGGGCGCCCGCTCCGGCTGGCGCCCGGTCCATCCACCGCCCATCTTCCCCGCGGGTGATCGCGTTCTCCTTTCGCTCCAGGCGATCCGTACGGGAAGATGGCGAAGACTTTCTGGATTCTGGGGTGCATCTTCGGGCTCCTGGGCGTGGCGGCCGGGGCCTTCGGGGCGCACGCGCTGCGCGACCGGGTGGCGCCGGACCTGCTGCCGGTGTTCGAGACTGGGGCGCGGTACCACATGTACCACGCGCTCGCGCTGCTGGCGGTGGCGTGGGCGGTGGACCGCTGGTCCCCGGGCGGTGCGGCGGCGGCCGGCTGGGCGTTCGTGGCGGGGATCGTGGTGTTCTCCGGGAGCCTGTACCTGCT is a genomic window of Longimicrobiaceae bacterium containing:
- a CDS encoding DUF423 domain-containing protein, which translates into the protein MAKTFWILGCIFGLLGVAAGAFGAHALRDRVAPDLLPVFETGARYHMYHALALLAVAWAVDRWSPGGAAAAGWAFVAGIVVFSGSLYLLALTGARWLGAVTPIGGVAFLAGWALLAWSAWRS